In one Hymenobacter sp. DG25B genomic region, the following are encoded:
- a CDS encoding RNA polymerase sigma factor — translation MKTSAAHFIPEAELIAACRQGNPRAQRLLYDRMAPKMLGVCLRYLRNHDDAEEAMMTGFVKAFRALEQFRQEGSFEGWVRRIMVREALNQISRREPFMLNLDDCPAQYTPALPAGIESDLNAADLLALIQELPAGYRTVFNLAALEGYTHQEIAGLLGISEGTSKSQLSKARALLQRRLTALTYSSPASHSDSPCCLAI, via the coding sequence ATGAAAACCTCCGCTGCTCACTTCATTCCGGAAGCCGAACTGATTGCGGCCTGCCGCCAGGGCAACCCCCGTGCCCAGCGCCTGCTCTACGACCGGATGGCGCCCAAAATGCTGGGCGTGTGCCTGCGCTACCTGCGCAACCACGATGATGCCGAAGAAGCCATGATGACAGGCTTCGTGAAGGCATTCCGGGCCCTGGAGCAGTTCCGGCAGGAGGGCAGTTTTGAGGGATGGGTGCGCCGCATTATGGTGCGCGAGGCCCTCAACCAGATCAGCCGCCGCGAGCCGTTCATGCTCAACCTCGACGACTGCCCCGCGCAGTACACGCCCGCCCTGCCCGCCGGCATTGAGAGTGACCTGAACGCCGCCGACCTGCTGGCCCTCATTCAGGAGCTGCCCGCCGGCTACCGCACAGTGTTTAACCTGGCCGCGCTGGAGGGGTACACCCACCAGGAAATTGCCGGGCTGCTGGGCATTTCCGAAGGCACCAGCAAGTCCCAGCTCAGCAAGGCCCGCGCGCTGCTGCAGCGCCGCTTAACCGCCTTAACCTATTCTTCTCCCGCCTCTCATTCTGACTCCCCATGCTGCTTAGCTATCTAA
- a CDS encoding ABC transporter ATP-binding protein — protein MNATTASSPFTDSPLVQAAAAPVIQLADIEKVYQTSTVETLALNRVNLSINRGEFVSIMGPSGCGKSTLLSIMGLLDEPTNGTVVIDGRPVTSYSDRELAHLRNHKIGFVFQSYHLINDLSVLDNVELPLLYRKGVSGKERRQRAHAALDKVGLNARMSHFPSQLSGGQRQRVAIARALVGNPEIILADEPTGNLDSVMGEEIMDLLLTLNRRDNTTIVMVTHDEQQALKTERIIRFFDGSQVS, from the coding sequence ATGAACGCTACTACCGCTTCCAGCCCTTTCACTGACTCCCCGCTGGTTCAGGCTGCGGCCGCGCCGGTTATTCAGCTGGCCGATATTGAAAAGGTGTACCAGACCAGCACCGTGGAAACGCTGGCCCTCAACCGCGTAAACCTCTCCATTAACCGGGGCGAGTTTGTCTCCATTATGGGCCCTTCAGGCTGCGGCAAATCCACGCTGCTCAGCATTATGGGTCTGCTGGACGAGCCTACCAACGGCACCGTGGTAATTGATGGCCGCCCCGTGACCAGCTACTCCGACCGGGAGCTGGCCCACCTGCGCAACCACAAAATCGGGTTCGTATTCCAGAGCTACCACCTCATCAACGACCTCTCGGTGCTGGATAACGTGGAGCTGCCCCTGCTCTACCGCAAAGGCGTATCGGGCAAGGAGCGCCGCCAGCGCGCCCACGCCGCCCTGGACAAGGTGGGCCTGAATGCCCGCATGAGCCACTTCCCAAGCCAGCTTTCCGGCGGGCAGCGCCAGCGCGTAGCCATTGCCCGGGCGCTGGTAGGCAACCCCGAAATCATCCTCGCCGACGAACCCACCGGCAACCTGGACTCCGTGATGGGAGAGGAAATCATGGACCTGCTCCTGACCCTGAACCGCCGCGACAACACCACCATTGTGATGGTAACCCACGACGAGCAGCAGGCCCTGAAAACCGAGCGCATCATCCGCTTCTTCGACGGCAGCCAGGTGAGCTAA